The Acinonyx jubatus isolate Ajub_Pintada_27869175 chromosome E3, VMU_Ajub_asm_v1.0, whole genome shotgun sequence genome has a window encoding:
- the ATP5MF gene encoding ATP synthase subunit f, mitochondrial, with amino-acid sequence MASPVPLKEKKLMDVKLGELPGWILMRDFTPRGIAGAFQRGYYRYYNKYVNVKKGSVAGISMVLAAYVLFNYCRCYKELKHERLRKYH; translated from the exons ATGGCGTCGCCCG TACCACTGAAAGAGAAGAAGCTCATGGATGTGAAGCTAGGAGAGCTGCCAGGCTGGATACTGATGCGCGATTTCACCCCTAGAGGCATCGCTGGCGCATTTCAAAGAG GTTACTACCGGTATTACAACAAGTATGTCAATGTGAAGAAAGGGAGCGTTGCTGGAATTTCTATGGTGCTGGCAGCTTATGTGCTTTTCAACTATTGTCGGTGTTACAAGGAACTCA AACATGAGCGGCTACGCAAGTACCACTGA